The stretch of DNA CCGTCGACGTAGGCCCGTCGAAGCTGGAATTGTGAATTGAACTGAAATACGGGGTCCTGGTCCCAGTACAGGCTCATTTCACCGCCGACGCGGAAGCCGACAAAGACTTCGCTGCCCGCTATTATCGCCTGTCCCCGCAAGGGCATCGCGGTTGCATCACGCAACAGGTTTTCTCGCTCGGAGGTGTGTTTGGCCACGCGACTACGTTGCCTTTCTCGCCACACCGGTGTCGATGGCAGCCTGCGCTACCGCACTGGCCACTAGCTTTGCCACTCTTCGGTCGAACACACTTGGAACAATGTATTCCGGATGCAAGTCGTTTTCGGGGATGATGTCAGCGATCGCGCAGGCTGCTGCGATCTTCATCTCTTGGTTGATTCGACTCGCTCGCACATCTAAAACTCCACGGAACAAACCTGGGAAACACAACACGTTGTTAATTTGGTTGGGATAGTCCGAGCGGCCCGTCGCAATCACTCGCGCGTGCTTAGCGGCGAGTCGAGGAGCAATTTCGGGGTCCGGATTCGCTAAACCGAAAACAATCGGATCGGAATTCATCGTTTGAATGTCTTCAGGCGTTAGCACATCTTTCGACGATACTCCGATGAAAACATCGGTTCCCGGCATCACTTCGGAAAGCGAGCCAGCCTTGTTTTGAGTATTGGTGTTTGCAGCAAGCCATTGCTTTAAATCGGTTAATCCTTCGCGTGCTCCGTGGATCGCACCTTTACGATCGCAGACCACAATTTGATGGATGCCCGTGGATATCAACAGCTTCGTGATCGCTGCACCCGCGGCACCCGAACCGTTGATCACGACGCGAATGTCTTCCCGCTTCTTATCAACGACTTTAAGCGCGTTGTTGAGCGCAGCCAAAACAACGATCGCTGTTCCGTGTTGATCATCATGGAAAACGGGGATGTCGAGTTCTTCGATCAGGCGTTCTTCGATGTCAATGCAGCGAGGAGCCGAGATGTCCTCGAGGTTGATACCGCCAAAGGTAGGCGAAATTGCTTTGACGATCCGCACAATCTCGTCAGGGTCTTGAGTATCTAGGCAGATGGGAAACGCATCGACGCCTCCGAATTCTTTGAACAGAATAGCTTTGCCTTCCATTACGGGCATGGCTGCTT from Rubripirellula amarantea encodes:
- a CDS encoding NAD-dependent malic enzyme, translated to MSHNSPGYSITVRLCYPDQPKFLGMITSTIGGMDASIGAVDVVDASENHITRDITINVNSVEHGEEVVLRLREMPDLEVVHVSDRVFLLHLGGKLEITSRVPVKTRDDLSMAYTPGVARVCTAIAEDPEAAFKLTIRRNTVAVVSDGSAVLGLGNIGPKAAMPVMEGKAILFKEFGGVDAFPICLDTQDPDEIVRIVKAISPTFGGINLEDISAPRCIDIEERLIEELDIPVFHDDQHGTAIVVLAALNNALKVVDKKREDIRVVINGSGAAGAAITKLLISTGIHQIVVCDRKGAIHGAREGLTDLKQWLAANTNTQNKAGSLSEVMPGTDVFIGVSSKDVLTPEDIQTMNSDPIVFGLANPDPEIAPRLAAKHARVIATGRSDYPNQINNVLCFPGLFRGVLDVRASRINQEMKIAAACAIADIIPENDLHPEYIVPSVFDRRVAKLVASAVAQAAIDTGVARKAT